From one Streptomyces sp. N50 genomic stretch:
- a CDS encoding alpha/beta hydrolase: MAMVDTGQLRLHVQRMSPPDGRPVTATAVLVHGLLTDSLASYYFTIAPPFALAGIDVVMYDLRGHGRSARPATGYTLDDNIDDLEALLDRLEVTGPVHLVGNSYGGTVAFGYAARHPERAASVSLIESEPATSAWAPKLGGILDRVLHQLAHNEDDAIAWISENRGHNTARLAKGAARLARETSLSQDIPASGVLTESQISAVYCPVLGIYGGDSDLALLAPWLESVLPDCRTVVVPGHEHSVLVEAAGTVGGHILSLIQKAGIQEAGASEAAAEVAVR, from the coding sequence ATGGCGATGGTCGACACCGGTCAACTCCGGTTGCACGTACAGCGGATGAGCCCGCCCGACGGCCGTCCGGTCACCGCCACGGCGGTGCTCGTGCACGGTCTGCTCACCGACAGCCTGGCCAGCTACTACTTCACCATCGCGCCACCGTTCGCACTGGCCGGCATCGACGTCGTCATGTACGACCTGCGGGGCCACGGCCGCAGCGCGCGCCCGGCCACCGGCTACACCCTCGACGACAACATCGACGATCTGGAGGCGCTGCTGGACCGGCTGGAGGTGACTGGACCGGTCCATCTGGTCGGCAACTCCTATGGCGGAACTGTCGCGTTCGGCTACGCGGCCCGCCATCCGGAGCGGGCCGCCAGCGTCTCGCTCATCGAGTCGGAACCGGCGACCTCGGCCTGGGCACCGAAGCTCGGCGGCATCCTGGACCGCGTGCTGCACCAGCTGGCGCACAACGAGGACGACGCGATCGCCTGGATCAGCGAGAACCGCGGCCACAACACCGCCCGCCTCGCGAAGGGCGCGGCCCGGCTGGCCCGGGAGACCTCCCTCTCCCAGGACATCCCGGCGAGCGGTGTGTTGACGGAAAGTCAGATCAGCGCGGTGTACTGCCCGGTGCTCGGCATCTACGGCGGCGACTCGGACCTCGCCCTGCTCGCCCCCTGGCTGGAGTCCGTGCTGCCCGACTGCCGGACCGTGGTCGTCCCCGGCCACGAGCACTCCGTGCTGGTCGAGGCGGCGGGCACGGTCGGCGGGCACATCCTCTCCCTGATCCAAAAGGCAGGCATCCAAGAGGCGGGCGCGTCCGAGGCCGCCGCCGAGGTGGCGGTCCGGTGA
- a CDS encoding GOLPH3/VPS74 family protein, with protein MSTPRDLMIVAMDVAPDRPVETGDLSLALAGAEVVDLLAAEAVVLDGDLIVPNPQLPLEDGLLDEASAALVRETPYESVEDWLWRRGRSLSSAYLAALEAEGLVERQRGRWIPVRTGRTALVDSPARSRAADRWAQGEPVLAQLAAAAGIREVSDEDSAKVTDESLDTVIAVVHDAVTELEAVRQRKSVEDAAYDNVWRGM; from the coding sequence ATGAGCACACCGCGGGACCTGATGATCGTCGCCATGGATGTCGCACCCGACCGCCCCGTCGAGACGGGTGATCTTTCGCTCGCGCTCGCCGGAGCGGAGGTGGTCGACCTCCTCGCCGCCGAAGCCGTCGTGCTGGACGGCGACCTGATCGTGCCGAACCCCCAACTTCCCTTGGAGGACGGCCTGTTGGACGAGGCCTCGGCCGCGCTCGTGCGGGAGACGCCGTACGAGTCGGTCGAGGACTGGCTGTGGCGGCGCGGGCGGAGCCTGTCCTCCGCCTATCTCGCCGCGCTGGAGGCGGAGGGGCTGGTCGAGCGGCAGCGCGGGCGCTGGATCCCGGTCCGCACCGGCCGTACGGCCCTGGTCGACTCCCCGGCCCGCAGCCGCGCGGCGGACCGCTGGGCCCAGGGTGAACCCGTCCTCGCCCAGCTCGCCGCGGCCGCCGGGATCCGCGAGGTCTCGGACGAGGACTCCGCGAAGGTCACCGACGAGTCGTTGGACACGGTCATCGCCGTAGTGCATGACGCGGTGACGGAACTGGAGGCCGTACGGCAGCGGAAGAGTGTCGAGGACGCGGCCTACGACAACGTGTGGCGCGGTATGTGA
- a CDS encoding SDR family oxidoreductase: MTSVARAEDMIIGITPFHEPDARLAAAVSRAGGLGVLDLGNGDRRSREALTRIRRWSPGPFGVRVGPHCRIGPGDLTTGTGAAPHTVVLAVDAPWRVDQVVASHRVLAEVTDPDQALAAVRAGAHGLIARGAESGGRVGELSTFVLLQRLLADPAVDVPVWACGGIGPRTAAAAVAGGAAGVVLDSQLALLAESVLPETAAAALRSMDGSETTLMAGHRVLLRRGPDAPRVPADRVSELLGARDPRTQLLPVGQDGFLAARFAERWGDAGRTVRELTAAVRESVRDEAPAAALRAGSPMSRTLGTRLPVAQGPMTRVSDQAEFAAAVAEGGALPFVALALSSGEQSRTVLAETRAAVGDRPWGVGVLGFAPEEMRDAQLEAVRELEPTHAIIAGGRPSQAEALERAGISTFLHVPSPGLLRQFLDAGMRKFVFEGSECGGHVGPRGSFPLWEAQLAVLDDFLEKADPGTAEHIEVFFAGGVHDERSAAMVAALAAPLTARGAAVGVLMGTAYLFTEEAVTRGAVQPLFQEQVVRATRTALLETAPGHATRCVPSPFSDNYLLFEAELREQGVPDRQIWEKLERLNVGRLRIASKGVERDADGALTAVDEQRQLAEGMFMAGEVAVLRSATTTIDALHRSVTEEAADFLADSARTARALLGVGETAEPEAPAPLDIAVIGMACMFPQAPDLPTFWANILGGRDSVDEVPPDRWDPAVHYSADKDGATPSKWGGFLPRIPFDPLRYGIPPTSLGSIEPVQLLALEAARRSLEDAGYGDRGREFDRARTSVVFGAEAGSDLSNATTLRAVLPSYYGRIPQGIEEQLPTLTEDSFPGMLSNVISGRIANRLDLGGANFTVDAACASSLAAVDVACKELVGGTSDVVLCGGADLHNGINDYVLFSSVHALSPTGRSRAFDSSADGIALGEGVACVVLKRLADAERDGDRIYGVIKGVGSSSDGRSLGLTAPRPEGQRAALERAYRNAGVSPSEVGLVEAHGTGTVVGDRTELSILSEVFSESGAETGSCALGSVKSQIGHTKCAAGLAGLIKTVLSLYTGVKPPTLHMKQPNSAWKEDSSPFVFHARPRPWAAPAEERVAGLSAFGFGGTNFHAVIGAYGDAVPPAQGLDAWPAELFTFRGASQAATQRGIEEILKLAETGHWRLRDLALSASRRSDARQEPVRVAVVAKDVEGLVGQLRRALDGEHDPTSGIHVADPEGDTGKVAFLFPGQGSQRPGMLADVFIAFPELQHYLHLGRAHADALYPPTAFDDTARDRQQAGLTDTRVAQPALGIAGLAAHALLTEAGVRPDMAAGHSYGELVALCASGAITPEALLELSAERAAAILEATGADDPGTMAAVAAGAEDVEQALKAADAPGSVVVANRNSPRQTVISGPTEAVATAVRLLRDAGLGAKRIPVACAFHSPLVAGAGERFAEALAQRPVLTPEFPVWSNRTAAPYGEDADAVRAELAAQIGSPVGFVAEIEAMYEAGARIFVEAGPGSVLTRLVDQILGDRPHRTVACEPNQNSGLRGWLDALAQLAVAGLPVRTGRLFNGRDAVDAARTPVPSRPGWTVDGQLVRTAAGALLPGALAPARRVVETTVTTNPQGGAPVEANRDALISEFLRTSREMVAAQRDVLLTYFGATQGPVPQGTWVPAPAPAVVEALPQIPALPAAVETPAAQQPTAVQELLAPPAPETVTEADVLRVVLEIISERTGYPVDMIEPDLDLEADLSIDSIKRAEIAGELAQRLGIGGGMDVATLDDAELEDLAKARTAASVTGWLSARLTEPAAAEAAEPAAPDSAPAPQDEVTGTAPKRLQLRPVLLAHQDGDNPADPASVLSGRRFVLYGDGDSGPSEAVAARLSSYGADTVTVGIEHQLTDADGQVDAVLYLTPLTASAPVLPDAFPVFQAALRRNARQLLAVQGADGVSAGLHGLFRTVAREYPDTVARVVELTDTAADAVADALIAELLAPDTEPVVLRTPAGRHGLELTDTPLGALATNGAGPAGDGVAEASAIGLDRDSVVLLVGGARGITAKFAVALAAASRCRIELLGRTAAPAGPEDPATAGARTPAELRAALARNSGGLTPAEINRTAELLLAQREITATLDELAALGSQARYHSVDFREPDAALQAVKEIHAEHGRLDGVVYAAGVIEDRLIAEKTTESFQRVYGTKTHGAETLLSALEELPNGPAFAVLFGSISAVLGNRGQVDYAAANDALQSLGTAWAARTGHRALTVHWGPWAPTGGHHGMVTPELGREYARRGISLIDPEEGTAALLRELAWGDESAGAVVYTASGW; the protein is encoded by the coding sequence ATGACGTCTGTCGCGCGCGCCGAAGACATGATCATTGGAATCACCCCGTTCCATGAGCCGGATGCCCGACTCGCGGCGGCCGTCAGCCGTGCCGGCGGGTTGGGAGTACTGGACCTGGGAAATGGCGACCGAAGATCCAGAGAGGCCCTGACGCGAATCCGCCGCTGGTCCCCGGGCCCTTTCGGGGTACGGGTCGGACCGCACTGCCGGATCGGCCCCGGTGACCTCACGACGGGCACCGGCGCCGCCCCGCACACCGTCGTCCTGGCCGTGGACGCTCCCTGGCGGGTCGACCAGGTCGTCGCGTCGCACCGGGTGCTGGCCGAGGTCACCGACCCGGACCAGGCGCTGGCCGCGGTCCGCGCCGGTGCGCACGGGCTGATCGCCCGGGGTGCCGAAAGCGGCGGCCGGGTGGGCGAGTTGAGCACGTTCGTGTTACTCCAGCGCCTGCTCGCCGACCCCGCCGTGGACGTCCCGGTCTGGGCCTGCGGCGGCATCGGCCCCCGCACGGCCGCCGCGGCCGTGGCCGGTGGCGCGGCCGGTGTGGTCCTCGACAGCCAACTCGCCCTGCTCGCCGAGTCGGTCCTCCCGGAGACGGCCGCCGCCGCACTCCGCTCGATGGACGGCTCCGAGACCACGCTGATGGCCGGACACCGCGTGCTCCTACGACGCGGTCCGGACGCCCCGCGGGTACCCGCCGACCGGGTGTCCGAACTGCTCGGCGCCCGCGACCCGCGCACCCAGCTCCTCCCGGTCGGCCAGGACGGTTTCCTCGCCGCCCGCTTCGCGGAACGCTGGGGCGACGCGGGCCGCACGGTCCGCGAACTGACCGCCGCCGTACGGGAGTCCGTACGGGACGAGGCACCGGCCGCCGCACTGCGCGCCGGTTCCCCGATGAGCCGGACCCTCGGCACCCGGCTCCCCGTCGCGCAGGGCCCGATGACCCGCGTCAGCGACCAGGCGGAGTTCGCCGCGGCCGTCGCCGAGGGCGGTGCCCTGCCGTTCGTCGCGCTGGCCCTGTCGAGCGGCGAACAGTCGCGCACGGTGCTGGCAGAGACCCGCGCCGCCGTCGGCGACCGCCCCTGGGGCGTCGGGGTGCTCGGCTTCGCACCCGAGGAGATGCGCGACGCTCAGCTCGAAGCCGTACGGGAGTTGGAGCCCACGCACGCGATCATCGCGGGCGGCCGCCCCTCCCAGGCCGAGGCGCTGGAGCGGGCCGGGATCTCCACCTTCCTGCACGTGCCCTCGCCGGGGCTGCTGCGGCAGTTCCTGGACGCGGGGATGCGCAAGTTCGTGTTCGAGGGCTCCGAGTGCGGCGGCCATGTCGGCCCGCGCGGCAGCTTCCCGCTCTGGGAGGCCCAACTCGCCGTCCTGGACGACTTCTTGGAGAAGGCCGACCCCGGTACGGCCGAGCACATCGAGGTGTTCTTCGCGGGCGGCGTCCACGACGAGCGCTCGGCGGCGATGGTGGCCGCGCTCGCCGCACCGCTCACCGCACGCGGCGCCGCTGTCGGCGTCCTGATGGGCACCGCCTATCTGTTCACGGAGGAGGCGGTGACGCGCGGCGCGGTCCAGCCCCTGTTCCAGGAACAGGTCGTCCGGGCGACTCGCACAGCGCTGCTGGAGACCGCGCCGGGCCACGCCACCCGCTGCGTACCGAGCCCGTTCAGCGACAACTACCTGCTTTTCGAGGCCGAGTTGCGCGAGCAGGGCGTCCCGGACCGGCAGATCTGGGAGAAATTGGAACGGCTCAACGTCGGCCGGCTCCGCATCGCCAGCAAGGGCGTGGAGCGGGACGCGGACGGCGCGCTGACCGCCGTGGACGAGCAACGCCAGCTCGCCGAGGGGATGTTCATGGCCGGCGAGGTCGCCGTGCTGCGTTCGGCGACCACCACGATCGACGCCCTGCACCGCTCGGTGACCGAGGAGGCCGCCGACTTCCTGGCCGACAGCGCGCGAACCGCCCGCGCCCTCCTGGGAGTTGGGGAAACGGCCGAGCCGGAGGCCCCGGCCCCCCTGGACATCGCTGTCATCGGCATGGCGTGCATGTTCCCGCAGGCACCGGACCTCCCCACGTTCTGGGCGAACATCCTCGGCGGCCGCGACTCCGTCGACGAGGTCCCGCCCGACCGCTGGGACCCCGCCGTCCACTACTCCGCCGACAAGGACGGCGCCACCCCCTCGAAGTGGGGCGGCTTCCTCCCGCGCATCCCCTTCGACCCGCTGCGCTACGGCATCCCGCCGACCTCCCTCGGCAGCATCGAACCGGTCCAGCTGCTGGCCCTCGAAGCGGCCCGGCGCTCGCTGGAGGACGCCGGATACGGCGACCGGGGGCGGGAGTTCGACCGCGCGCGCACTTCCGTGGTGTTCGGCGCGGAGGCGGGCAGCGACCTCTCCAACGCGACGACGCTGCGCGCCGTACTGCCCTCCTACTACGGCAGGATCCCGCAGGGCATCGAGGAGCAACTCCCCACGCTCACCGAGGACTCCTTCCCCGGCATGCTCTCCAACGTCATCTCGGGCCGCATCGCCAACCGGCTCGACCTCGGCGGCGCCAACTTCACGGTCGACGCGGCCTGCGCATCCTCGCTGGCCGCCGTCGACGTCGCCTGCAAGGAACTCGTGGGCGGCACCAGCGATGTCGTGCTGTGCGGGGGCGCCGACCTCCACAACGGCATCAACGACTACGTCCTCTTCTCCTCCGTGCACGCCCTCTCCCCCACCGGCCGCTCCCGCGCCTTCGACAGCTCGGCCGACGGCATCGCACTCGGCGAGGGCGTCGCCTGCGTGGTCCTCAAGCGGCTCGCGGACGCGGAGCGGGACGGCGACCGGATCTACGGCGTGATCAAGGGAGTCGGCAGCTCCAGCGACGGCCGCTCGCTCGGCCTGACGGCACCCCGACCCGAGGGACAGCGGGCCGCGCTGGAGCGGGCGTACCGCAACGCGGGCGTCTCCCCGTCCGAGGTCGGCCTGGTCGAGGCGCACGGCACCGGGACGGTCGTCGGCGACCGCACCGAACTCTCCATCCTCAGCGAGGTGTTCAGCGAGTCCGGTGCGGAGACGGGCAGTTGCGCGCTCGGCTCGGTCAAGTCCCAGATCGGGCACACGAAGTGCGCCGCGGGCCTCGCCGGTCTCATCAAGACCGTGCTGTCCCTCTACACCGGCGTGAAGCCGCCGACCCTGCACATGAAGCAGCCCAACTCGGCCTGGAAAGAGGACAGCAGCCCGTTCGTCTTCCACGCCCGGCCCCGGCCGTGGGCGGCACCGGCCGAGGAACGCGTCGCGGGGCTCAGCGCGTTCGGCTTCGGCGGCACCAACTTCCATGCGGTGATCGGGGCTTACGGCGACGCGGTTCCGCCCGCGCAGGGTCTGGACGCGTGGCCCGCCGAGCTGTTCACGTTCCGAGGCGCTAGCCAGGCGGCGACACAGCGGGGCATCGAGGAGATCCTGAAGCTCGCGGAGACGGGTCACTGGAGGCTGCGGGACCTGGCGTTGAGTGCGTCGCGCCGCTCGGACGCCCGGCAGGAACCCGTGCGGGTGGCCGTCGTGGCCAAGGATGTCGAGGGGCTGGTCGGGCAACTGCGGCGGGCACTCGACGGCGAGCACGACCCCACCTCAGGAATCCATGTGGCGGACCCGGAAGGGGACACGGGCAAGGTCGCCTTCCTCTTCCCCGGTCAAGGCAGTCAGCGCCCCGGCATGCTCGCCGACGTGTTCATCGCGTTCCCCGAGCTGCAGCACTACCTGCACCTCGGCCGCGCCCATGCCGACGCGCTCTACCCGCCCACCGCCTTCGACGACACCGCCCGCGACCGCCAGCAGGCCGGTCTCACCGACACCCGGGTCGCGCAACCCGCCCTGGGCATCGCCGGGTTGGCCGCCCACGCCCTGCTCACCGAGGCGGGCGTGCGGCCCGACATGGCGGCCGGGCACAGTTACGGCGAGCTGGTCGCCCTCTGCGCCTCCGGTGCGATCACGCCGGAGGCCCTGCTGGAGCTGAGTGCCGAGCGTGCGGCGGCGATCCTCGAAGCCACGGGCGCGGACGACCCCGGAACCATGGCCGCGGTGGCGGCCGGTGCCGAGGACGTCGAGCAGGCCCTGAAGGCGGCGGACGCCCCCGGCTCCGTCGTCGTCGCCAACCGCAACTCGCCCCGCCAGACGGTGATTTCGGGTCCGACGGAGGCCGTCGCCACGGCCGTACGCCTCCTGCGCGACGCCGGTCTCGGCGCCAAGCGCATCCCCGTGGCCTGTGCCTTCCACAGCCCGCTGGTGGCGGGGGCGGGCGAACGGTTCGCGGAGGCTCTCGCCCAACGGCCCGTGCTCACCCCCGAGTTCCCGGTGTGGTCCAACCGCACGGCGGCCCCGTACGGCGAGGACGCCGACGCGGTCCGGGCCGAACTCGCCGCGCAGATAGGCTCGCCGGTCGGCTTCGTCGCGGAGATCGAGGCGATGTACGAGGCGGGAGCACGGATCTTCGTCGAGGCCGGACCCGGTTCCGTGCTCACCCGGCTGGTCGACCAGATCCTCGGCGACCGCCCGCACCGCACGGTCGCGTGCGAGCCCAACCAGAACAGCGGGCTGCGCGGCTGGCTCGACGCGCTGGCCCAACTGGCCGTCGCCGGGCTGCCGGTGCGCACCGGCCGGCTCTTCAACGGGCGCGACGCCGTCGACGCGGCCCGGACCCCCGTGCCCTCGCGACCCGGCTGGACGGTCGACGGACAGCTCGTCCGTACCGCCGCCGGAGCACTCCTGCCCGGTGCCCTCGCACCGGCCCGACGCGTTGTGGAGACGACTGTGACGACGAACCCTCAAGGCGGTGCCCCCGTCGAGGCGAACAGGGACGCGCTCATCTCCGAATTCCTGCGCACCAGCCGGGAGATGGTGGCCGCGCAACGGGATGTGCTGCTGACGTACTTCGGCGCGACGCAGGGACCGGTGCCGCAGGGAACGTGGGTTCCGGCACCGGCGCCCGCCGTGGTCGAGGCGCTGCCGCAGATACCCGCCCTGCCGGCCGCTGTCGAGACTCCGGCCGCTCAACAGCCCACAGCAGTACAGGAGTTGCTAGCACCCCCGGCCCCCGAGACCGTCACCGAAGCCGACGTGCTCCGTGTCGTCCTGGAGATCATCAGCGAACGAACCGGCTACCCCGTCGACATGATCGAGCCCGACCTCGACCTGGAGGCGGACCTCAGCATCGACTCCATCAAGCGCGCCGAGATCGCCGGCGAACTGGCCCAACGCCTCGGCATCGGCGGCGGGATGGACGTCGCCACGCTCGACGACGCCGAGCTGGAGGACCTGGCGAAGGCCCGTACGGCGGCCTCGGTCACGGGCTGGCTGTCGGCACGGCTCACGGAGCCCGCGGCGGCGGAAGCCGCCGAACCCGCGGCGCCGGACAGCGCCCCCGCCCCGCAGGACGAGGTCACCGGCACCGCGCCGAAGCGCCTCCAACTGCGCCCGGTACTGCTGGCACACCAAGACGGCGACAACCCGGCGGACCCGGCGTCCGTGCTGAGCGGCCGACGGTTCGTCCTCTACGGCGACGGTGACAGCGGCCCTTCGGAGGCGGTCGCGGCGAGGCTCTCCTCGTACGGCGCCGACACGGTGACCGTAGGCATCGAGCACCAACTCACCGACGCCGACGGCCAAGTGGACGCGGTCCTGTATCTCACGCCCCTCACCGCATCGGCCCCGGTGCTGCCCGACGCCTTCCCCGTGTTCCAGGCCGCCCTGCGCCGCAACGCGCGCCAACTCCTCGCGGTACAGGGCGCGGACGGCGTATCGGCGGGTCTGCACGGTCTGTTCCGTACGGTCGCCCGCGAGTACCCGGACACCGTCGCCCGGGTCGTCGAGCTGACGGACACCGCAGCGGACGCAGTCGCCGACGCGCTGATCGCCGAACTGCTCGCGCCCGACACCGAGCCGGTCGTTCTGCGAACCCCCGCTGGGCGCCACGGACTTGAGCTGACCGACACACCGCTCGGCGCGCTCGCGACGAACGGTGCCGGACCGGCCGGTGACGGAGTCGCCGAAGCCTCCGCGATCGGGCTCGACCGCGACTCGGTGGTGCTGCTGGTGGGCGGAGCGCGCGGCATCACCGCCAAGTTCGCCGTCGCACTCGCCGCCGCCTCCCGCTGCCGTATCGAACTCCTCGGCAGGACGGCCGCCCCGGCCGGCCCCGAGGACCCGGCGACGGCGGGCGCCCGCACCCCGGCCGAACTGCGCGCCGCCCTCGCCCGCAACAGCGGTGGACTCACCCCCGCCGAGATCAACCGCACCGCCGAACTCCTGCTCGCCCAACGGGAGATCACCGCGACACTCGACGAACTCGCCGCCCTCGGCAGCCAGGCCCGCTACCACTCCGTCGACTTCCGCGAGCCCGACGCCGCGCTCCAGGCGGTCAAGGAGATCCACGCCGAACACGGCCGCCTCGACGGTGTCGTCTACGCGGCCGGTGTCATCGAGGACCGGCTGATCGCCGAGAAGACCACCGAGTCCTTCCAGCGGGTCTACGGCACGAAGACGCACGGCGCCGAGACCCTGCTGTCGGCGCTGGAGGAACTACCCAACGGCCCTGCTTTCGCCGTCCTGTTCGGCTCCATATCGGCTGTCCTCGGCAACCGGGGACAGGTCGACTACGCCGCCGCCAACGACGCGCTCCAGAGCCTCGGCACCGCCTGGGCCGCCCGGACCGGGCACCGTGCGCTCACCGTGCACTGGGGCCCCTGGGCGCCCACCGGTGGTCACCACGGCATGGTCACACCGGAGTTGGGACGCGAGTACGCCCGGCGCGGGATCTCGCTGATCGACCCCGAGGAGGGCACCGCGGCCCTGCTGCGCGAGCTCGCCTGGGGTGACGAGTCGGCAGGGGCCGTCGTCTACACCGCTTCGGGCTGGTAG
- a CDS encoding acyl carrier protein, which produces MTPTTEDAVLADLTGMLTTLLEDEYGVDDVEITMTTTFNRDLELESIDLVTLAGLLQEHYGTKVNFAEFLAGMEFDEIIELTVGRLVEYVVQSLKAAEAG; this is translated from the coding sequence ATGACCCCCACCACCGAGGACGCCGTCCTCGCCGACCTCACCGGCATGCTCACCACGTTGCTGGAGGACGAGTACGGCGTCGACGACGTCGAGATCACCATGACGACGACCTTCAACCGCGACCTGGAGCTGGAGAGCATCGACCTGGTGACGCTGGCCGGTCTGCTCCAGGAGCACTACGGGACGAAGGTCAACTTCGCCGAGTTCCTGGCTGGGATGGAGTTCGACGAGATCATCGAACTCACCGTCGGCCGACTCGTCGAGTATGTCGTGCAGAGCCTCAAGGCAGCCGAGGCGGGCTGA